From Pogoniulus pusillus isolate bPogPus1 chromosome 5, bPogPus1.pri, whole genome shotgun sequence, the proteins below share one genomic window:
- the SPRY2 gene encoding protein sprouty homolog 2, whose amino-acid sequence METRAQHGSGSQALLQARRDSGRPHGEPDLRDVLMQQVHVLSLDQIRAIRNTNEYTEGPTVAPRPGVKTAPRPAAQAKAERPHALPEHRPVGRVQHAQPHASPRAPLARSISTVSTGSRSSTRTSTSSNSSEQRLLGSPSGPAADGIVRMQPKSELKASELKPLSKEDLGAHSYRCEDCGKCKCKECTYPRTLPSCWVCDKQCLCSAQNVVDYGTCVCCVKGLFYHCSNDDEDNCADNPCSCSQSRCCTRWSAMGVVSLFLPCLWCYLPAKGCLKLCQGCYDRVNRPGCRCKHSNTVCCKAPSVPPRNFEKPT is encoded by the coding sequence ATGGAGACGAGAGCTCAGCACGGCAGCGGGTCACAGGCCTTGCTACAGGCTCGGCGTGACAGTGGGAGGCCGCATGGGGAGCCCGATCTGCGGGATGTCCTGATGCAGCAGGTTCACGTCTTGTCCTTGGACCAGATCAGAGCCATCCGCAACACAAATGAGTACACGGAGGGACCTACAGTGGCTCCGCGGCCCGGGGTGAAGACGGCTCCTCgtccagcagcccaagccaaaGCTGAGCGGCCCCATGCCTTGCCCGAGCACCGTCCCGTCGGCCGGGTCCAGCACGCACAGCCGCACGCCTCTCCTCGGGCGCCTCTGGCCCGCTCCATCAGCACCGTCAGCACCGGCTCGCGGAGCAGCACACGGACAAGTACAAGCAGTAATTCGTCTGAGCAGAGACTTCTAGGTTCACCTTCAGGGCCGGCTGCCGATGGGATAGTCCGTATGCAGCCCAAGTCTGAGCTCAAGGCAAGCGAGCTGAAGCCTCTGAGCAAAGAAGACTTGGGAGCACACAGCTACAGGTGTGAGGACTGTGGAAAATGCAAGTGTAAGGAGTGCACTTACCCGAGGACCCTCCCGTCCTGTTGGGTCTGTGACAAGCAGTGTCTCTGCTCAGCCCAGAACGTGGTTGATTATGGGACTTGTGTCTGCTGCGTGAAGGGCCTCTTCTATCACTGCTCTAACGACGACGAGGACAACTGCGCTGACAACCCCTGCTCCTGCAGTCAGTCGCGCTGCTGCACGAGGTGGTCTGCCATGGGCGTGGTGTCCCTCTTCCTGCCTTGCTTGTGGTGTTACTTACCGGCCAAGGGTtgccttaagttgtgccagggctgttACGACCGGGTAAATCGGCCTGGGTGCCGCTGTAAACACTCCAACACCGTTTGCTGCAAAGCTCCCAGCGTCCCCCCCAGGAACTTTGAAAAGCCAACGTAG